The Burkholderia ambifaria AMMD genome has a segment encoding these proteins:
- a CDS encoding RNA-guided endonuclease InsQ/TnpB family protein encodes MILVYRYRVKSLNGLLNKQSRAVNYVWNFCNDTQKHALKWSKKWPTGFDLNVLTTGSSKALGIHSGTINATCEQYAKSRSQRSQRRRPYLRYRGRKSLGWVPLKGRDVKREDDAFRFAGSTFRVFNSRPLPEGKIKDGTNFAQDARGNWFLNIVIEMPDVQARPVRSGVGIDLGLKDFATLSTGEKLPNDRFGRRAAEKLAKAQRARKHKRHIAKLHAKVADARADFQHKLALDLVRRFDYIAVGNVSAVKLARTRMAKSVYDASWSSFRSKLRYKAIAHGATFEEVDESGSTQSCSACGSKDSTTRPKGIAGLRMREWACSECGVEHDRDTNAALNILRCGRASPGVGITCL; translated from the coding sequence ATGATCCTTGTCTACCGCTACCGCGTGAAGTCGCTCAACGGACTGCTCAACAAGCAGAGCCGTGCGGTGAACTACGTCTGGAACTTCTGCAACGACACGCAGAAGCACGCGCTCAAGTGGAGCAAGAAATGGCCGACGGGATTCGATCTGAACGTGCTGACGACGGGGAGCAGCAAGGCGCTGGGCATCCACTCCGGCACGATCAACGCGACGTGCGAGCAATATGCGAAGTCGCGCAGTCAGCGCAGTCAGCGCCGTCGGCCCTACCTGCGCTATCGCGGCAGGAAATCGCTGGGCTGGGTGCCGCTGAAGGGGCGTGACGTGAAGCGCGAGGATGATGCGTTTCGCTTCGCTGGCAGCACCTTTCGCGTGTTCAACAGCCGCCCACTTCCTGAAGGCAAGATCAAGGATGGGACCAACTTCGCACAGGATGCGCGCGGCAACTGGTTTCTCAACATCGTGATCGAGATGCCCGATGTGCAGGCCCGCCCGGTCCGTTCCGGTGTTGGCATCGATCTCGGCCTGAAAGACTTCGCCACACTTTCGACCGGCGAGAAGCTGCCCAATGACCGATTCGGCCGACGCGCGGCGGAGAAACTGGCGAAAGCTCAACGGGCGCGCAAGCACAAGCGACATATCGCGAAGCTGCACGCCAAAGTGGCGGATGCCCGTGCCGATTTCCAGCACAAGCTCGCGCTCGATCTGGTGCGGCGTTTCGATTACATCGCGGTCGGCAACGTGTCGGCCGTCAAACTTGCCAGAACCAGGATGGCGAAGAGCGTCTACGACGCATCCTGGTCGTCCTTCCGAAGCAAGCTCCGCTACAAGGCGATCGCGCACGGGGCCACGTTCGAGGAAGTCGACGAAAGCGGTTCTACCCAGTCCTGTTCGGCGTGCGGGTCGAAAGACAGCACGACGCGGCCGAAAGGTATCGCGGGACTGCGAATGAGAGAGTGGGCCTGTAGTGAATGTGGTGTCGAGCATGATCGAGATACCAACGCTGCGCTGAACATTCTCCGATGCGGACGTGCATCGCCAGGTGTGGGAATCACCTGCCTTTAG
- a CDS encoding polysaccharide biosynthesis/export family protein, whose amino-acid sequence MKMPATTGLPGSNGHAPAPAATPPVPIAEIDATLIRQLKADAHAAAGNQVDALLGRPAAYTLGAGDVLQVTVWDHPELTIAQGPLQQTNVRPSDPPQGFVIDDAGNVQVPYAGNVPVAGLTVDGARRAISAALARYFVAPKVTVRVASFRAKHVHVDGEVRTPGTVPVNDVPMTLYEAVGRAGGFLPAADQSRLVLVRGGVSYPLDLPGMLARGTNPAGLLLRDGDLLRVLPREENGVYVMGEVARPVTALPLRTGRLTLSDALSQAGSFNSASADAAQLYVIRGASSDAPRVFHLDARSPVAMVLANQFDLQPKDVVYVDSNSLVRFSRVLNLLLPAINAGLTGAIVTK is encoded by the coding sequence ATGAAGATGCCTGCAACAACCGGCCTGCCGGGTTCGAACGGCCACGCGCCGGCACCTGCCGCGACGCCGCCGGTACCGATCGCCGAAATCGACGCGACGCTGATCCGCCAGTTGAAGGCCGACGCGCACGCGGCCGCCGGGAACCAGGTCGATGCGCTGCTCGGCCGCCCCGCCGCCTACACGCTCGGCGCGGGCGACGTGCTGCAGGTGACCGTCTGGGACCACCCGGAGCTGACCATCGCGCAAGGGCCGTTGCAGCAGACCAACGTGCGGCCGTCCGATCCACCGCAAGGGTTCGTGATCGACGACGCGGGCAACGTGCAGGTGCCCTATGCCGGCAACGTGCCGGTCGCCGGCCTGACCGTCGACGGTGCACGCCGCGCGATCTCGGCCGCGCTCGCGCGCTACTTCGTCGCGCCGAAGGTCACGGTGCGCGTCGCATCGTTCCGCGCGAAGCATGTGCATGTCGACGGCGAGGTGCGCACGCCCGGCACCGTGCCGGTCAACGACGTGCCGATGACGCTGTACGAAGCGGTCGGCCGCGCGGGCGGCTTCCTGCCGGCGGCCGATCAGAGCCGCCTCGTGCTTGTGCGCGGCGGCGTGTCGTATCCGCTCGACCTGCCCGGCATGCTGGCGCGCGGCACGAATCCCGCCGGCCTGCTGCTGCGCGACGGCGATCTGTTGCGCGTGCTGCCGCGCGAGGAGAACGGCGTCTACGTGATGGGCGAAGTGGCCCGTCCGGTCACCGCGCTGCCGTTGCGCACCGGCCGGCTGACGCTCAGCGACGCGCTGTCGCAAGCCGGCAGCTTCAACAGCGCGAGCGCCGACGCCGCGCAACTCTATGTGATCCGCGGCGCGTCGAGCGATGCGCCGCGCGTGTTCCACCTCGACGCGCGCTCGCCCGTCGCGATGGTGCTCGCCAATCAGTTCGACCTTCAGCCGAAGGATGTCGTCTACGTGGACAGCAACAGCCTCGTCCGGTTCAGCCGCGTGCTGAATCTGCTGTTGCCGGCGATCAATGCCGGGTTGACGGGCGCGATCGTCACGAAATGA
- a CDS encoding class I SAM-dependent methyltransferase: protein MTDTKAITAHWTHVADQWIDWAGRPGHDAFWKYREGLAAYLGRGAGRALEIGCGEGRVSRELKALGYDVTASDAVPAMLDAARRADSAHRYALADAASLPFDPASFDVVMAYNVLMDLDDMAAALREARRVLKPGGLLFVSLVHPFRDRGRFAGPQPDAPFVLEGTYFGSEHFEGVETRDGLSMHFAGWSLPLQAYMDALESAGFAIVSLREPLPDRADTDTLKQWSRVPLFLWIKARPLD from the coding sequence ATGACCGACACGAAAGCCATCACAGCGCACTGGACGCACGTCGCCGACCAATGGATCGACTGGGCCGGCAGGCCGGGCCACGATGCGTTCTGGAAGTATCGCGAGGGGCTGGCCGCCTACCTCGGCCGCGGAGCGGGCCGCGCACTGGAGATCGGCTGCGGCGAGGGCCGCGTGAGCCGCGAGCTGAAGGCGCTCGGCTACGACGTGACCGCGAGCGACGCGGTGCCCGCGATGCTCGACGCTGCGCGTCGCGCGGATTCCGCGCACCGCTACGCGCTCGCCGACGCCGCATCGCTGCCGTTCGATCCGGCCAGCTTCGACGTCGTGATGGCATACAACGTGCTGATGGACCTCGACGACATGGCCGCCGCGCTGCGCGAGGCGCGCCGCGTGCTGAAGCCGGGCGGGCTGCTGTTCGTGTCGCTCGTGCATCCGTTCCGCGATCGCGGCCGTTTCGCGGGGCCGCAACCCGACGCGCCGTTCGTGCTGGAAGGCACGTATTTCGGCAGCGAGCATTTCGAAGGCGTGGAAACGCGCGACGGGCTGTCGATGCACTTCGCGGGCTGGTCGCTGCCGCTTCAGGCCTACATGGATGCGCTGGAGTCGGCCGGCTTCGCGATCGTGTCGCTGCGCGAACCGCTGCCCGACCGCGCCGACACGGACACGCTGAAGCAGTGGTCGCGCGTGCCGCTGTTCCTGTGGATCAAGGCGCGGCCGCTGGATTGA
- a CDS encoding DUF4410 domain-containing protein, producing MKSLFRHAALALVTIGFLSGCASSVTRDTSNSAGAPVTASTARFGTKPVIVKVTLDDTAREELKDNLKFDAKKLQEKIESALDARKLLAKADSTDAMHLNVEVTGIRVRSSFSAVMFGFMAGNDHVNGTVTLVDADNHPVDHFKVSASYALGGIAGIDSMRMDWLYEKFTEQTLATLDPATAAKQAATAPDTSKKL from the coding sequence ATGAAATCTCTTTTCCGTCATGCCGCTCTGGCACTGGTGACCATCGGCTTCCTGTCGGGCTGCGCAAGCAGCGTGACACGCGATACGAGCAATTCGGCGGGGGCGCCCGTGACCGCATCGACCGCCCGCTTCGGCACGAAACCCGTGATCGTGAAGGTCACGCTCGACGATACCGCGCGGGAAGAGTTGAAAGACAACCTGAAGTTCGACGCGAAGAAACTGCAGGAGAAAATCGAAAGCGCACTGGACGCACGCAAACTGCTCGCCAAAGCAGATTCCACCGATGCGATGCACCTGAATGTCGAAGTCACCGGCATTCGCGTGCGGTCGAGCTTTTCCGCGGTCATGTTCGGATTCATGGCGGGCAACGATCATGTCAACGGCACCGTGACGCTCGTCGATGCCGACAATCATCCGGTCGACCACTTCAAGGTGTCGGCGTCGTACGCGCTCGGCGGCATCGCCGGCATCGACAGCATGCGCATGGACTGGCTGTACGAGAAATTCACCGAGCAGACGCTCGCAACGCTCGATCCGGCAACGGCTGCGAAGCAGGCTGCCACGGCACCGGACACGTCGAAGAAGCTGTAA
- a CDS encoding TlpA family protein disulfide reductase, translated as MLSIGPFSIRVVAVAAAALIAWLVARFMQRRPPDGQHKSAASLILDTLLLGLIAARVGYVGQWWSEYSAAPRSIVALGDGGFDWRIGVAAALVFAGWRLRRLPALRRPVLAGMLAGLAAWGIAQGTLATLQRGAPPLAALRLETLDATPVAPQRFAGKPVVVNLWATWCPPCQREMPILAQAQQDHPDITVLMVNQGEDAQTVRAFLERKGLRFDHVLLDRTLHTMKAYGSRGLPTTLFFDANGNLVESHMGEITAARLKDTVSAGLRP; from the coding sequence ATGCTGAGCATCGGTCCCTTCTCGATCCGCGTCGTCGCGGTAGCCGCCGCCGCGCTGATCGCATGGCTCGTCGCCCGTTTCATGCAGCGCCGCCCGCCGGACGGCCAGCACAAGAGCGCGGCGAGCCTGATCCTCGACACGCTGCTGCTCGGCCTGATCGCCGCGCGCGTCGGTTACGTCGGTCAATGGTGGTCCGAGTATTCAGCCGCCCCGCGCTCGATCGTCGCGCTCGGCGACGGCGGCTTCGACTGGCGCATCGGCGTCGCCGCTGCGCTCGTGTTCGCCGGCTGGCGACTGCGCCGCCTGCCCGCGCTGCGTCGCCCGGTGCTGGCCGGCATGCTGGCGGGGCTCGCCGCGTGGGGCATCGCGCAAGGCACGCTCGCGACGTTGCAGCGCGGTGCGCCGCCGCTTGCCGCGCTGCGACTCGAAACGCTCGACGCGACGCCCGTCGCGCCGCAGCGCTTTGCCGGCAAACCCGTCGTCGTCAATCTGTGGGCCACCTGGTGCCCGCCGTGCCAACGCGAAATGCCGATCCTCGCGCAGGCGCAGCAGGATCATCCGGACATCACGGTGCTGATGGTCAATCAGGGCGAAGACGCGCAGACCGTGCGCGCGTTCCTCGAACGGAAGGGGTTGCGGTTCGATCACGTGCTGCTCGATCGCACGCTGCATACGATGAAGGCCTACGGTTCGCGCGGGCTGCCGACGACGCTGTTCTTCGACGCGAACGGCAATCTCGTCGAATCGCACATGGGCGAAATCACCGCCGCGCGGCTGAAGGACACCGTGAGCGCGGGCTTGCGCCCCTGA
- a CDS encoding low molecular weight protein-tyrosine-phosphatase produces the protein MIRTILVVCTGNICRSPIGEGLLRSRLPGIEVISAGTSALVGAPAHALASSVSAEAGIDISAHRAQQLTAALIRRADIVLTMEAGQHREIVERHPFSLGRVFRLDGRDGIDVPDPYLKPIDAFRHAYSLIERGVNAWVPKIQALG, from the coding sequence ATGATTCGAACCATTCTCGTCGTCTGCACCGGAAACATTTGCCGCAGCCCTATCGGCGAGGGTCTGCTGCGGTCGCGACTGCCGGGTATCGAGGTGATCTCCGCCGGCACGTCGGCACTCGTCGGCGCCCCGGCGCACGCGCTCGCGTCATCCGTGTCGGCCGAAGCCGGGATCGACATTTCCGCGCATCGCGCGCAGCAGCTCACCGCGGCACTGATTCGTCGTGCGGACATCGTGCTGACGATGGAAGCAGGCCAGCATCGCGAGATCGTCGAGCGCCATCCATTTTCGCTGGGGCGCGTGTTCCGGCTCGACGGACGGGACGGCATCGATGTGCCGGATCCGTACCTGAAGCCGATCGATGCGTTCAGGCATGCCTATTCCCTGATCGAACGAGGCGTGAACGCGTGGGTGCCGAAGATCCAGGCCTTGGGATGA
- a CDS encoding undecaprenyl-phosphate glucose phosphotransferase, translating into MNIGMKRKREKGRATRAICAVDVLLIIVIAGITHRGSMWTLGAFRIEWILIGVSALLAAFMLRLAGIGLEGRTRPGTRYALRTLALWLVVQGFVLLKMIALTPVTMTLLAWFFYWTLGVAIALAVFRVGLSVARHRSLHVPCTPSRVAIVGGGEWLERVADSIDTAGASRYQFVGAYRTTEHAATFGEGAFVATDLASFSALARTERVDEIWIALPLDDDATITRVINEFRHDFVELRLMPDVSKHALFGSRVEDILGEPAISLAAPPLSRGARLAKAIFDRAFAAVVLVVLMPLLLVVAAAIKLTSPGPVLFTQKRRGADGQTFDIYKFRTMRVHAEPAGTVAQATRNDPRVTKVGAFLRRTSLDELPQFVNVLFGDMSVVGPRPHAVEHDAQYRTLVDGYIHRYRIKPGITGWAQVNGLRGATERLESMQSRVEYDLYYLRNWSFALDLRIIGATVLRGFGHQNAY; encoded by the coding sequence ATGAACATAGGTATGAAACGCAAGCGGGAAAAAGGTCGCGCAACAAGAGCCATATGCGCCGTCGATGTCCTCCTTATCATCGTCATCGCGGGGATCACGCACAGAGGTTCAATGTGGACTCTCGGCGCATTCCGAATCGAATGGATCCTGATCGGCGTCAGCGCACTGCTCGCGGCGTTCATGTTGCGGCTCGCCGGCATCGGCCTCGAGGGCCGAACGCGTCCGGGCACGCGGTACGCGCTGCGCACACTCGCCCTTTGGCTCGTCGTCCAAGGATTCGTTCTACTGAAGATGATCGCGCTGACGCCCGTCACGATGACGCTGCTGGCGTGGTTCTTCTACTGGACGCTCGGTGTCGCGATCGCGCTCGCCGTGTTCCGGGTCGGCCTGAGCGTCGCACGCCACCGCAGCCTGCATGTGCCGTGCACGCCGTCGCGCGTCGCGATCGTCGGCGGCGGCGAATGGCTCGAACGCGTCGCCGACTCGATCGACACGGCCGGCGCGTCGCGCTACCAGTTCGTCGGCGCGTATCGCACCACCGAGCACGCGGCCACGTTCGGCGAAGGCGCGTTCGTCGCCACCGATCTTGCGTCGTTCTCGGCCCTTGCCCGCACCGAACGCGTGGACGAGATCTGGATCGCGCTGCCGCTTGACGACGACGCCACGATCACCCGCGTGATCAACGAATTCCGCCACGATTTCGTCGAACTGCGCCTGATGCCGGACGTCAGCAAGCATGCGCTGTTCGGCAGCCGTGTCGAGGACATCCTCGGCGAACCGGCGATCTCGCTGGCCGCACCGCCGCTGTCGCGCGGTGCACGGCTCGCGAAGGCGATCTTCGACCGCGCTTTTGCGGCCGTCGTGCTGGTCGTGCTGATGCCGCTGCTGCTCGTCGTCGCCGCGGCCATCAAGCTGACGTCGCCGGGGCCCGTGCTGTTCACGCAGAAGCGGCGCGGCGCGGATGGCCAGACCTTCGACATCTACAAGTTCCGCACGATGCGCGTGCATGCCGAACCAGCCGGCACCGTCGCGCAGGCCACGCGCAACGACCCGCGCGTGACGAAGGTCGGCGCGTTCCTGCGGCGCACGAGCCTCGACGAGCTGCCGCAGTTCGTCAACGTGCTGTTCGGCGACATGTCGGTGGTCGGCCCGCGCCCGCATGCGGTGGAGCATGACGCGCAGTACCGCACGCTCGTCGACGGGTACATCCACCGATACCGGATCAAGCCCGGCATCACCGGCTGGGCGCAAGTCAACGGGCTGCGCGGCGCGACCGAACGGCTCGAAAGCATGCAGTCCCGCGTCGAGTACGACCTCTACTACCTGCGCAACTGGTCGTTCGCGCTGGACCTGCGAATCATCGGTGCGACGGTGTTGCGCGGCTTCGGCCATCAGAACGCGTACTGA
- a CDS encoding GNAT family N-acetyltransferase, which produces MNATDAGLTVRPVREDDFNNWLALWDGYNRFYGRFGDTALPREITQLTWSRFFDGYESVHARVAERDGRLVGLVHFLYHRSTTLAGPTCYLQDLFTLDSERGKGVGRALIEAVYDAAQAHRAERVYWQTHETNHTAMRLYDTVAEKSGFVIYRKVLPR; this is translated from the coding sequence CGCCCCGTGCGAGAAGACGATTTCAACAACTGGCTGGCGCTGTGGGACGGCTACAACCGCTTCTACGGCCGCTTCGGCGACACCGCGCTGCCGCGCGAGATCACGCAGCTCACGTGGTCGCGTTTCTTCGACGGCTATGAGTCCGTGCATGCACGTGTCGCGGAACGCGACGGCCGGCTCGTCGGGCTCGTGCATTTCCTGTATCACCGCAGCACGACGCTGGCAGGGCCGACCTGCTATCTGCAGGATCTCTTCACGCTCGACAGCGAACGCGGCAAGGGCGTGGGCCGCGCATTGATCGAAGCCGTGTACGACGCCGCACAGGCGCATCGCGCCGAACGCGTGTACTGGCAGACGCATGAAACGAATCACACGGCGATGCGGCTGTACGACACGGTCGCGGAAAAGTCCGGGTTCGTGATCTACCGGAAGGTGTTGCCGCGCTGA
- a CDS encoding polysaccharide biosynthesis tyrosine autokinase: MNKAPNPLPEADLGDEPELVRYVDLLLTNRWLVAGIAAVVFAAGAAYALLARPIYASNLLIQVEDSTGGSDSLLGSVSSLFDGKIQAAAEIEILQSRMVVGHAVKTLRLYIDATPKRFPLIGEAIAARAHGLSRPGLFGFGGYGWGTESIEIGTFDVPKTFEGDRFELTALPDGRFRLENGDLDRPIEGALGQLVESTQAGGTFRIRVDALHARPGAVFQVERHSELKTLQRLQKHLAVSEIRKQSNVINVSLKGEDPDTVANILNTIGSAYVAQNVKRKSAEAEKSLAFLENVAPQLKQNLEQAEAKYNAMRRKRGTFDLGIEAQAYLQDSIATQATLLALQQKRAEASTRFAAGHPEMQALDRQIDGAKRKIDGLSARLRAFPDIEQDELRLRRDVEVGNEMYVGVLNNIQQLRLVSAGKVGNVREVDNAAVPEEPVEPRKALIVALSAILGVMLGVAAAVAREALFGGVKDAADIERRTGLSVYGTIPDSPMQRGAAASAARRGTIPSLLANENPFDPAVESLKSLRTAVGLTLLDANNNRVLLTGPSPGVGKSFVSANLAAVMAAAGHRVLLIDADMRRGHLHDSFGVRSAPGLSDLLTGRASLQDATRRGVSKGLDFIPTGAASQSTSELLLGESTTPLLDEMSATYDVVIIDTPPVLAVADASILAPHCATIFLVTRARQTTIDEIAESAKQLNRISSGLLGVLFNGIDTRAFGYRTRYGAYRYAPYEAPEANDASATREREAS; the protein is encoded by the coding sequence ATGAACAAAGCACCGAACCCGTTACCCGAAGCGGACCTGGGCGACGAGCCGGAACTCGTGCGGTATGTCGATCTGCTGCTGACGAACCGCTGGCTGGTGGCCGGCATCGCGGCGGTCGTGTTTGCCGCGGGCGCGGCGTATGCGTTGCTCGCGCGCCCGATCTACGCGTCGAATCTGCTGATTCAGGTCGAAGACAGCACGGGCGGGTCCGACTCCCTGCTCGGTAGCGTGTCGTCGCTTTTCGACGGCAAGATCCAGGCGGCGGCCGAGATCGAGATCCTCCAGTCGAGAATGGTGGTCGGCCATGCCGTCAAGACCCTGCGCCTGTATATCGACGCGACGCCGAAGCGCTTCCCGCTGATCGGCGAGGCGATCGCCGCGCGCGCACACGGCCTGTCCCGGCCAGGTTTGTTCGGGTTCGGCGGATACGGCTGGGGCACCGAGTCGATCGAGATCGGCACGTTCGACGTTCCGAAAACCTTCGAGGGCGACCGGTTCGAACTGACGGCACTGCCCGACGGCCGCTTCCGGCTGGAAAACGGCGATCTCGACCGGCCGATCGAAGGCGCGCTCGGGCAGCTCGTCGAATCGACGCAGGCCGGCGGCACGTTCCGGATCCGCGTCGATGCACTCCACGCGCGGCCGGGCGCGGTGTTCCAGGTCGAACGTCATTCCGAACTGAAGACGCTGCAGCGGTTGCAGAAACACCTGGCCGTGTCGGAGATTCGCAAGCAGAGCAACGTCATCAACGTGTCGCTGAAGGGCGAAGACCCCGACACAGTGGCGAACATTCTGAATACGATCGGCTCGGCGTACGTCGCGCAGAACGTCAAGCGGAAATCGGCCGAGGCGGAGAAGTCCCTCGCGTTCCTCGAGAACGTCGCGCCGCAACTGAAACAGAACCTGGAACAGGCCGAAGCGAAATACAACGCGATGCGGCGCAAGCGCGGCACGTTCGACCTCGGCATCGAGGCGCAGGCCTACCTGCAGGACAGCATCGCAACCCAGGCGACGCTGCTGGCGTTGCAGCAGAAGCGCGCGGAGGCGTCGACCCGGTTCGCGGCCGGCCATCCCGAGATGCAGGCGCTGGATCGTCAGATCGATGGCGCGAAACGGAAGATCGACGGGCTGTCGGCGCGTCTGCGCGCGTTCCCCGATATCGAACAGGACGAGCTCCGGCTTCGTCGCGACGTCGAAGTCGGCAACGAAATGTATGTCGGGGTGCTGAACAATATCCAGCAGCTCAGGCTGGTGTCGGCCGGCAAGGTCGGCAACGTTCGCGAAGTGGACAACGCAGCCGTCCCGGAAGAGCCGGTCGAGCCGCGCAAGGCATTGATTGTCGCGCTGTCCGCCATTCTCGGCGTGATGCTGGGCGTCGCGGCGGCGGTCGCGCGTGAGGCGCTGTTCGGCGGCGTGAAGGACGCGGCCGACATCGAGCGCCGCACCGGATTGAGCGTCTACGGCACGATCCCCGATTCGCCGATGCAACGGGGCGCAGCCGCATCGGCCGCGCGGCGCGGGACCATCCCGTCGTTGCTGGCCAACGAGAACCCCTTCGACCCCGCCGTCGAGAGCCTGAAAAGCCTGCGCACGGCCGTCGGCCTCACCTTGCTCGACGCAAACAACAACCGGGTGCTGCTGACAGGGCCGAGCCCCGGTGTCGGCAAGTCCTTCGTGTCGGCCAATCTGGCGGCCGTGATGGCCGCCGCCGGCCATCGCGTGCTGCTGATCGATGCGGACATGCGGCGCGGTCACCTGCACGATTCGTTCGGCGTGCGGAGCGCACCCGGGCTATCGGACCTGCTGACAGGACGCGCCTCGTTGCAGGACGCCACGCGGCGCGGCGTCTCGAAAGGGTTGGACTTCATCCCGACGGGCGCCGCTTCGCAATCCACCTCGGAGCTGCTGCTGGGTGAATCGACGACCCCGTTGCTCGACGAGATGAGCGCCACCTACGACGTCGTGATCATCGACACGCCGCCGGTGCTCGCGGTGGCGGACGCCAGCATTCTGGCGCCGCACTGCGCGACGATCTTCCTCGTGACCCGCGCGAGACAAACGACGATCGACGAGATCGCCGAATCGGCGAAGCAGCTGAACAGGATTTCGTCGGGCTTGCTCGGTGTCCTCTTCAACGGCATCGACACGCGCGCATTCGGCTATCGCACCCGATACGGCGCGTATCGCTATGCGCCGTATGAAGCGCCCGAAGCGAACGACGCGTCCGCAACGCGCGAGCGGGAGGCGTCATGA